The nucleotide window tcaaaatataCGACAATTGCAGGAACGAAGTATAGTTGGGGTAAAGTGCTAATACCATTTACAATTACCATTGTTATTATAAGTAGGCCTAAGGTTTTTTTTGATAACAATATTTCCCGTTGTTGCTGTATAAGTTATTCTCTGTATGTATTTTGTTCTTGTAATTCCATTGCTGCTAATATTCGTAAGCATATAAGGAAACCGCAATATTGTTGATATTTGCCGATGTGACACTATTCCCTGATTTCAAAACCGtctaatataattaatatttaaGACCTTTTTTTTCGGTAACTTAATACTTTTCATAGATATGACGAGGCCTTACTATAGAATATAGATCGTCTATATCAGGCCTGGCCAGCCCGCGGCTCTTTGCACGGAAttatgcggctctttcgttcatattgaacctccgaaagagagcacattttacccattttaggcagataaataatacagaaaagtaatctctactggctaattttcaattgatatttgctaaataatgactgattgcatcagatttcgacccagaataaagatgatcaaactgaaacaatatctgatgcagtattatgacgtaataagaaaaagcgtcataaatcataatgtgtatcatgtggctctttgcggttaacacagtaagaagtgaggctattagtctctgactggttggccacccctggtctatatTATCACATCACACACGTTCTAGCAAAGTCACAATCCACGTTATAGTTTTAGAAAAGGCGTTTAGCTTGGTGAGACGGAAGTATCACACCGCCTTATTGATGACTGTTTCGCCCTTCACATTTCATGAAGAAGTCCTTCAATCTCAGATTTAGGTTTATCATTTTCAGCATGATTTCCTCACAACCGTTATACGTCTTGTTCTGCGCACCAAAAACTTAATTAATTGCCACCCATAAATAATATCAATCTTCATTTTCCGTTGAAAACCGTCCTCCAATCACCACCGacttaataaaagtttaagaacatctgcattttttaacacattttttttGACGTTATGTGAAATTGTTTAAGAAAATCTAACATTGCTTACTTTGCCTTTATTATTCTTTGTATCCCATACACCTAATGTTTACTTAAATTGTATTAACATCCACTTTAATTCCAGTAATTTACAATATTACAATGTGTGtttctaataaacactttgaatagcaattaattaatgaagCAAACAAATTTGCTTTAGTCTTTTTGCCACATGGTTAATGTAATCATTCCGTTCACTTGTTTGTCATGTCCTTCGCTGCAAAACCAATGCAATTGATGACTTTTGTTGAGGTCATGCTGTCTATTTAGTCGATTATCCGGTGTAGGTCACTTGTCTAGCACAGTTATGGGGCACTGTTCGTAaaaaaagaattaacaaaaaacCTGCGATTTTCGGACAAATTTTTTCGGCGCTTCagttaatttgtaaaaaactaCTTAATAGAAGTCATTAGTTAAGTTGTCCAATCTAATTGTCGGGTAAAAATTTGTCCCTAAGTGGTgggtttttttgttaaatcatCTTTTATAAACAGCACCCGATATCCAGTGCGCAAGTACGAAAACGCTGTAGCAATTTAACGAATTATGCTAGAATTCAGCAAATTGACTCCTACTTGCAGATATTAAGTGTATAGGCTATTAGGCACaagtattaatttaatttataagtGTTTTTAGCTATTTGAAAGGATGGTTAAAACAAGTAGTTGCTGTATGGATTTTCTCAAAAAAGCCAGGCAGTCCAAGGTAATTGCAGTTGTAATAGTCTCGACAACGCTGCTGATCGATTACATGCTCCTGCTAGCGATTGGTGAGCATATGACAAGAatatttacttaaaaaaaCTTGCTTATGGAAATAATTAGACATTTGATTGTGTATGAATACTAAATAGTTGCAATATAATCTGTAGTAAATTTCGCAGTGGTGTCCTTTTACAGGTTGATTTACTCATCgctaaatataaaatttcgtttgtgttttttttcagTTCCGGTTGTACCACCATTTTTATGGAAAATACATTTGAAGGAGCACCCGGAAATCAGTCAGAATCACGTAGATCAGGTCCACGACATAAGTACAGCTACCTCATACACACCAGCCTTTTCAAATTCCACTTTCATGGTTGAAGCGACGGCTCAACCACCAATGAAAGAGCTAGAAAGTGCCTATCTTGCTACACAGAGCGTCAAAATTGCCGCGGTTATTGCCGCCAAACCAGCTGTTCAGATTATTGCCAACATTTTTGTAGGCCCACTAATTGACAGAATTGGTTACCATATACCTCTCTTTGTCGGACTTGTAGTCATATGCTTTACAGCAATTAGTAAGTGGCCTTATTGTATAGTAATATATAGTTAATATATGTAGACCGTATAAGTTCTTGATTTGATGAAAGACTAATGAGTATGCGTTAGTTATACTGCGCAACTTAGAACCGTTATATAGCAGTGTTGTAAATGATGGCCTACAATGTAGAATGCGTTCTGTTCAGGCGTTATCAGTGGTTTTGCTATATGTATCCACTATCCAATTCACGGAAGGAATGTATGTGGCGCAATAGTAtaagaaatcttttatttttgctcaGCTTTTGGTTTGGGTCAAACTTACGCTGTCTTGCTGATTTCGGTAGCTATACAGGGTATTGGTTCATCATGTGCTATGTCTAGTGGTATGACCATGCTAGCAAGCGTTTATATTGATCCGCAGAAACGCGGGCAAGTGATTGGGATATGCCTAAGCGCTATTGGGATTGGTTTGGTTGGTAAGTCAGGTTTTGAAGACTCTAAACTAAACACTAAATTCTAAACCGAAACATGTGAACGAAAAGCACTATTCTTACTCAATGATTATATGGTACACCTACGGTATTATTTACAAATGGCTGTGTTTACGACTAATAAGCCGGCCCGCCATATGGAAGTGTAATGAACGCGTTTGTTGGAAAACCTGCCACATTTCTATTGCTAGCCGGCATAACAATCCTAACAGGAATATGCCAAGTGTGTTACAGTTCTTTGAAGATTGAAAAAATACATGCGGTAAGCATAACGTTTACCCATGTATAGAAGAGGCTTTACTCCTTGTAaatacattaaaaaactttcttgTAGAATAACGAAGCTCCTTCGATGTGGATTCTGCTTAAAGATCCATACATTCTTTTGGCTGCATCGTCAATTTCGCTCGTCAACATAGTTTTTGGAGTTCTAAACTCTGGGTTACCGGCCTGGTtgataaaaacgtttaaatctCCCAAATGGTTGATTGGTATGCGTGAAATATTAATTGAAAGATCGTCACATTGTTATATCGTATCGCCAGCTGTCATTTAAAACGTTGTGCTTAATAAAGTACACTTAAACCTACAAATATTTAGGTCTGGCTTACTTGCCATTGTGCATTGCTTACGCCGTTACCACCAACGTAATGTCATTTATTCCCGCCAAAACTTATCGATGGGCATTCGCGCTTGGCGGTGTTGTATCCTCTTCTCTTGGATGTCTATGTCTACCCTTTGCAACGAGGTCGGAAAAGAAGTcacaaaaaggaaaaaagttgcctttctgtaaaataaattgagCTTATTTTCAGCTTTGCTGGTACCATTGGACCGGTTCTTTTGGTTGGAATTGGAAACGGCTTTTTAGAAGCAAACATATTCCCAATCTTAGCTGATCTCGTAGATTCCAGGCACAAATCAACATATGGAAGCGTTTACGCTATTGCTGATATAGCAATTTGTTTCGGATTTGCCATAGGTGAGCGTTAATGTAGAGTCTTGTAGACTACATAACTGATTTTCTCAAACGTAGAAGAAAACATGTTGCGGATGCTATGTAGATCGCTCATTTTCTACTACTGCAATACAGGATGGGGCTGTACCTTTAAATGTTATTGTTCCCAAAAAGTCCAGTCAATGGCGCACACAAACGGACAAGTTAATGTTTAAAACGTCAACAACTATAATTACGTATATTAAACGGCATCATACATTTATTTTGCGTATCTGTGCTGCGGAGTTGTCACTCTAACATCACACGCACCATAAATCgagattttgtaatttgtagaGGAGAGCAGTTGGTACTTAGAAAGCAGGATcagtaacggtaccggtacttggcaaaaagtGTACCGACGATTACTGGTATTCGGTactgttttacaaaaacaattcggtactttgtcggtactctGTGTCGGTAGTTTTTGTTGTATAACTGTACAGCGCCTGTTGCAAGTGCATAATTTTTGCCCTAATTCAGGCCCAGCTACAGGTTACTCTAGGTCAACACATGTGTGACCTCACTCCTTGCGGCTTTCACAGACAAAAGAACAGCAAACGCCAAAAGTTGCGttaatgtttaattaaaacaaagttttgaaaatcatatttctcaaaaccttgaaatgatcacttgaaaagtaccgagtatcGGAACCGACTAAAATGTCTTGAAAAAGGTAATTCGGTAAAGGGATTTGGtacttttttccaaaagtaCCTACCGTATCGATATAGGTATAGGCTACTGCATGCCGACCTCTGGTGATTTGTACATTCCAAATTATTCACCGCAGCTACTGTTTTCATGTCATTTTTGGACAGAAAAATGGAGCAAGTGCTAATGAACTGTATAAGATTAGGCTGCCGACAGGGCCCAAACGTGTGTTGACACCCTGAACTATCCGTTTATCTTACAGGTCCTTTACTTTTGGGTGGTTTAATTCAAGTTCTTAATTTTCCATGGATCCTGAGAATAGTCTTCATACTGCTGCTTCTTTACGCTCCTTTGTTGGCATTGTTAAAGAATGCAATTAAACATCCTCAAAGCGAAAGACaggtaattttgttttatgacatagaaataaatgtttgaatttttcgCCAATATTCTAGCGACTCATTTCATTTCAAGCTATACgtatatattttaaaagtatgaTTTGTTTTAGTAAAATACTGTTTTTTCAAGCCCCTCATTGATGAACTCGATTGAACTTGGACGCCATGGCATGCCAAAACTTGAATTGACAACCTTCATGACAAGAAAATGTTAGCGATTGACATTTTAGAGTTAGACTCCATATGATAGTTTGCTTCTAGACAAGTGTCTAAAAATTTGTATATTACTGTAAgctaaatacaaaaaatcggtgtttatttttaagtatCTTTTAGTCCTTTCACTAAGcgcaaattaaaatttttagattaAGCCTGTAGCTGTCCATTTTTCATTATTCTACACTCTGTGTCTTGTATCGTAGCCTATCGTCGTATAGCATTGCACTGACctcaaatttggaaaaatacgCCAAGTATGACATTCCGTTTTCATAAAACGATGCAGAAAGCAGATATGATGTCACCGAATCCTATACCTCTGTATATGTGTATGTAGCTTCGGCCATAAAGTCAGGACAATATTTTAATACAATGTAAGCAGAGCAAATGAATGTGGATTAGTATTACAGTGTACGAAAATGTGTCTCCGCTGTCTTATTCTTTGTTGCTTCTTATTTGAATAACGTTTTGTATAGATATAGGGAGTATAGACATATAAGTTATAAGATATATATAAGTATAGACACTAGggcaggggttcttaaagtatgggtcgcgacccaaacatgggtcgcggagggtcagaaaatgggtcgcgacatagtgacataggtgggtcgcgacataggttaatataatataatataggtctataggacattaaaatgggtcgcgacataggtttgggtcgtgaggtgatcatgaaactcagatttgggtcgcgctcaaaaaagtttaagaaccgctgcACTAGGGTGATTagcaggcttgtccatgggaatgGGATTCCCACGGGAATCCCATGGGAAATGtcccatgggatgggatgggatgggacagcacgaattgcaattcccatggcattgaaaatttgctaaatgagCACAGTGACTCGGAATATAAGtaccaatgataataaattgtcatagatagacaacttttctgaactttaaagttaacaaagtcaataaattttgtcgttttgtatctctctttgtacatgtagtcaattctaatagacattagacttaaatttctataaatttaataacatttattgaattgtattttgatgggatggcatgggatgggatgggatggaacagaaaaaaatgtcccatggacaagcctggtGATTAGGCAGTTAGCCTACGTACATCCCAGAAAAGAAAAGACAgccaaacaagaaaacaataatCTTACATTGTCTGATATTAGGCATGAAATAAGCTAAAAGTATTGGTTATGAGTAGATTAACAAGAGTTTCTCTATAACTTTTTTCCAAATGAATCTCCTGATGAAAATCAAAGATCCTCACAgatattttttttagtttagctAAAGCATTTCTAGTTAATATCTGAGACCAAACTGATTATATAGGATGAAACGATCGATTACATACAGTGCTTCGTGAAGAGTCAACCTGATAGAGATAAGagaaaattattcaaataCATTACATTATTATGACAGCACTACAGAGGAATAGGCTATCTATTTTCAACTTCACGTACTAACAGCCATTGCAGTATCTTCGTCTTTCCAACCTCGATCTCTCCTCATTTTGGTCGTCTGGCGGCGCATCCATTAAGTCACCGTGAACTGAAATATCAGCCTTGGAGTTCGTGCCAAAATCGAAAGAGGAGCAACCGGAGTCCAAGAAGAAAAGAGAAAGTTAATTGTCTCTTTTCACCATTGACGCAATTTTATCGAAGGACTCCAAGAATTGCAGCAAAGATCATCCTGAATTCAGACTCAAGCACTTGGTAGTGTTAAGACGCGAGCGTCAAGCCCAAATAAGTCGTTGGAATCTTACATGTCACCAGTTTGTGATGATTTTATACAATTGTTTGCAAATCaaatgccgcatagaatacggaaatcggcaaagcaaagcattgcgttacgtgtcgTCTATGCATGACTTCCTGTGTCGTTATAAATCGTGACGTGAATTATTCTTTCGTTTATAGCTATTTGTTGCGAcacagtctacgaagttaaccatagaaagtggtcgactttattatgtagctgtcacaatgtcttatttaatgtaatcgtttaaacaacaaacaatataaccagtttatacagttgtcatggtatacaattgattctaagattaagagaagcgaaacaacgacctgagactcatttcatttcgaggacattaagcaattctacagacaaacattgtaattgaagtggtcgtccctacaggctaaggaacgataaacattcatttcattacaagtttATGGTAACGTCGTCAGCGCAGCTTCACCTAGGAAATTTCTTTGGCAATCCAGTAATACAGCCGGTTCTCCCAGGAATTGACAGTACATACACATTCCAATCGACATTCTACAAAACCTACATGGAACGTTACAATCTAGATCAGATGGCCAATCCATATCTTGCTAGCAATGGTTTTGCGATCTTCTCGATGACAACCATCGTAAGCTGGCCGTTCCCTACTTTTCCTTTGCTTTGGACCGGGCTCACAACAGAAATCGCCGGTAGACCGGAGAGCAAGTCACAGTGGGAGCTAGTTTTATACTTGAAGTTGCGTTTAGTATGTGGTCAAtacttataaataataaaatagcCTGTAGTTTTTAACCTTTGTCCTACtgcatgggtacaattgtatcctttccaattttaaattaaggcAGTCTTTTTTCTAGAAACCTGAGGGACCTGAGATTTCCTGACATCTCTACATCTTTGTGTTAGATTATGCAGAGTAAATTTCGGCAAAAAATCTTTACACGTTACCGAGATAGAGGATCGAGTTGTTTTTACACCCTTAAGAGGCggcatgggtacaattgtacccttACACATTTTGTATCGAAATGACGCCGGAATACATAACACAAAGACAATTTTTCGAATGTTGAGTGAAACAGATGacagaaatgatttatttggtacagaaatatgaaagaaaacttaatCGAGGTGGTTTTAGTCCGTTTCACAAGTAATgcactttgtttttgttactgAGTGTTCGTCGCAAACAGGCTGAACGCAAACCACGCAGCTTTTCCTGGTGTTTCGTCGTTTTTGTTTCTGGTGTCTGCCACATAGCAATTTCCAACAATCGGTGTAGCTCCATTACTTCCATGGGGTTCTTTGGAGTTAGTTCGCCTTCTGGCGGTGTCGCAGTGTGCCGTCCTAGAACCATTTCCACTGCAGCTCGAAGGAAACGGTTTCTCATCACCATCCGGTTGGCAGAGCGAGCTTCCGAGCCTTGATTATCTAGGGTTTGCTTGATTGCGTCGCTTCGACTTCTCCAGTCATGTGCATGGATGATAGAAGAGCACGACcgatttttttactttggcACATATCAACAGACTCTTGCATCTTGATGGTAGACGAAATTGGTCGAGTAAACAGCCCTTTTCTTGGCAGGCTGCATGTTGCTAGGCaaaaaccttttgttttttctaacTGTTCCAACTAAAGTCATGTCCCATGTGTTCATTACATAGCTAGCTGTGCCTGTAAAGAAAGTATCGGTGGTGACATTTCTTCCAGAGCCTTTATACAAACAAGCCAGGTTCGGAACTGCTCGCTCACCAATATTTACTTGTCCGGGACCATCTGCTGGTTTACCAGCATAAATCTGACCATGTAGCGGGTGGGAGTTTGATGCATCCTGAGCCCAGAAATCCTTGATGCCACATTTAGCCgttttttataattatatactgtGTAAATTTAGTATGTCCTCGATATGGAAACAATTGTTCATCTATGGTGATACATTCATGTGGTTTGTAGGCTCTctccaaatttttattcagcatGAGCCAAATATCTCGTATTGGTGCAGCTTTATCTTTCTACACATGCTCTGCACAGGTATTTTCGTTGTCAAATGTAATAAATCTGAGCATCATCTTGAAGCGATCTCGAAACATAGCTGCACGTACAAGAGGCAAAGCATCTAATTTCCACATATCTTCCAGATtatctttgttatttctgcgTACACCAGCAACAATAAGGATGCCAATAAATGCTAAAGAATCTATGCTAAATTTCGAATCGGTGAAATGCCATGCAATATCAGCGGAAATTTATGGGAGTTGAGGACAGGGGCATAATGAGCTGTTTTTCTGAGTATAATCGACGTCACAAAGATAACATATCATATAACGTTGTTCAATGTCTACGTGGCCTAACAACACGTGTGATACTTATGTAGAGCACAGTATTTAAACATTCGGACCATTAAATACGGCACACCgtacaaaaagtataactaATTTGGgaatttcaatataaaatgtatatgggtacaattgtacccatacCGCCTTTTAGCGGTGTAAAATTATGCAGTAGGACAAAGGTTAAACACGTTATTTTCGTTTCCTTTGCGGATTTTTTTGTACAGATCCTTTTTTACACTAAGTTAGGCTTTCGGATCACCGATCGAACAACGCTTAACGCAAAGCAATGTTGATAGTTTTTGTCGGTCTCCCAAATCcgataaaagcaaacaaatacTTACGATCTTCACGTCGGAACAACTAAACTGcctagagcaggggtgggcaacatacggcccgcgggccgggtccggcccgcagacagttcagttttgatttcagcagctattgaagtacattattcattaataaattcattaaatactgtttttggtctctatgcttaaaacttaaagtttacattaaatacgatttattccttgtataggtggataaatacacgattaatgtatcgattcaggaatccggcccgccaagtactttattttctcatatcaggcccgacGACCAAAAAAGTTTCCCGCCCCTGGCCTAGAGCGTGAATTCGAGAAGCAACATTACATGGTCGAAAACGAAAGATACTTTCTGGCAAGACAATTGAACCTGAAGGTGGCTCAGACACGGAGAAGTTCCATTTTATTGCTACTTTTGCAATGGTAATTATagttaataaaacttttcactAATGTGGTGCTTTGTCTTTTGGTAAACATTTAGTAAAGATTTAGGTAAAGATTGGCTCCAAAATCGACGCATCAAATGGCGGAAAGAGCGACAGCAAGCTGgaaattttaacaacatgATGCAACCTGCTCCATCGAAATCAAATTTCAGTCATTTGTGCGAACAAGCAGCAGCCTCTTCAGATTACAGATAGGAGACCGGGGGAGAGGAGGAGACCGGGGCTAGTTGGAAGTGATTTGAACACGGGGTTAGTTGAAACATCGCTGTTTTTGTACTCCCCGAACATCTTTGTAAATCTTTACTGCCTCTTAGTGATTGACAGCGATGTTATCTATTCgccatgttaattttattggtctCAGAGCAGAAGCACAAGAGTTGtacacgtttttctgttttttacacTTTGAACTAAAATTCAAGCTTGTTGGTAAATATAGTGTAACATAGTGCTCTAGAGAGATAAGTGAAAGTTGATTAGTCTATATTGACCGTAGGTGCCATGGTACCAGAAAAGGCAGAGGCAATTAAATTACCTGGTTTAGTGGCTacataaaaagtaagttttctcAACCATATGCacacggggttagttggaaaaattttaacggggttagttggaacaTGTTCTATGATAGGTCTTCACCATCAACAATTGATCATCCTATGAATGTCACACCTGAAAGCATAAGGCCATTTACAAAAGCTGCTCCCAGAAAGAGGAAATCCAACATAAATCGCGGAAGAACCAGGATTTTAACTGACACCCCTGAAAAACAGGAACTTATGGCACAggttgaaaaaagaaaaagacaagtaagaaaatttgtaaacgcTTGATAAATGCTTCAAAGTCTGACCCTGACGAAGCACCGCCACCACTCTTATCAGATGAAGAGGACTGCTCAGACGGGAGTACAACAAACGATGAAGAAATGATAGAGGTTAATCAACCAAGTGACATTAAAGAAGGTGAATTTGTACTGGtcaaattttctgcaaaaaaaagtgTGCAGTACTACGTTGGACAAGTAAGTGATGTTTTTGAAGATGGGACGTTACCTTCAAATTTTTGAAGCGCTCCACTCACTCTAAATTAGCGAGTGAACGCCCCTCGTTTATTTTTCCTATGAAAACTGACGAATCAGAATTCacccaaaatttaaaagacatTGTATTCAAATTGCCTGTTCCTTTGAACAGAAGAGGAACGAAAGGCAGTCAGCAGAAATTTATCTTCCCTGTTGACTTGTCAGGCTACAATCCACAATAGATTGAATGATTTCAAAGAACAGACACTTTtcaatactgtatataacaaatCGATGTATGTTCTAACTAACCCCGTGTGGTGTTCCAACAAGCCCCGGCtccggggttagttggaacaCGTGACTGATGTCTGAAAAATTGAAGTTTCTGCGTAAACGTGTAACAATTTCTGGTCAGTCTTTTGTAATAAGTTGTACATCATCGTAGTCATTATGCTAGACTAGACAAAGGTTTCAAAGATCATTCTGAATTTTGgtggtttaaattttcctaaaatctcttccaactaaccccggtctcccctaaACTGTTTATTTGTTGTTCCTTATCCGTGTTAAGTTCGCGCCAATTAGGACGAAACTTGAATTGT belongs to Clavelina lepadiformis chromosome 6, kaClaLepa1.1, whole genome shotgun sequence and includes:
- the LOC143461997 gene encoding chromaffin granule amine transporter-like; the encoded protein is MVKTSSCCMDFLKKARQSKVIAVVIVSTTLLIDYMLLLAIVPVVPPFLWKIHLKEHPEISQNHVDQVHDISTATSYTPAFSNSTFMVEATAQPPMKELESAYLATQSVKIAAVIAAKPAVQIIANIFVGPLIDRIGYHIPLFVGLVVICFTAITFGLGQTYAVLLISVAIQGIGSSCAMSSGMTMLASVYIDPQKRGQVIGICLSAIGIGLVAGPPYGSVMNAFVGKPATFLLLAGITILTGICQVCYSSLKIEKIHANNEAPSMWILLKDPYILLAASSISLVNIVFGVLNSGLPAWLIKTFKSPKWLIGLAYLPLCIAYAVTTNVMSFIPAKTYRWAFALGGVVSSSLGCLCLPFATSFAGTIGPVLLVGIGNGFLEANIFPILADLVDSRHKSTYGSVYAIADIAICFGFAIGPLLLGGLIQVLNFPWILRIVFILLLLYAPLLALLKNAIKHPQSERQPLIDELD